From Desulfovibrio desulfuricans, a single genomic window includes:
- a CDS encoding FliI/YscN family ATPase, with protein MKLDPDSCIKLLKTSTPVRLFGKVNKVVGLVAEGSGLRAPLGAVCHMLPDEGDDGIAAEVVGFREGNLLFMPYGDMRGIRPGSRIRNTSLPPVFPVGPDLLGRAFDAFGTPLDAGAPISAELYVSPLPVGESSREDFFRQQEEQRPFVPHWLEEARKHWNPELVPIYADPPSPLQRPRITDILDVGVRSVNSLLTLGKGQRVGIMAGSGVGKSTLMGMMARYTRADVNVIALIGERGREVVEFMERDLGPEGMARSVLVIATSDQSPLVRMRAAYAATAVSEYFRDKGMDVLLMMDSVTRFAMAAREVGLAVGEPPTTKGYTPSVFAQLPKLLERAGRSAKGTITGIYTVLVDGDDFNEPIADSVRSILDGHIVLTRDLADQGHFPAIDVLRSISCLRSDICDRQDVLAGRVVTRCMSTFRRVEDMINIGAYAKGSNAEIDAAIAKMPDINAFLRQDVGEPQFVEQCMAQMRALADMDDGQQGDPQGNPQGGMPVPQQPNGVAPL; from the coding sequence ATGAAGCTTGACCCAGATTCCTGCATAAAGCTGCTCAAAACAAGCACCCCCGTGCGCCTCTTCGGCAAGGTCAACAAGGTCGTGGGCCTTGTGGCCGAGGGCAGCGGTTTGCGCGCCCCCCTTGGGGCCGTGTGCCACATGCTGCCCGATGAAGGCGATGACGGCATTGCCGCCGAAGTTGTGGGCTTTCGCGAGGGTAATCTGCTGTTCATGCCTTATGGCGATATGCGGGGCATCCGCCCCGGCAGCCGCATCCGCAACACAAGTCTGCCCCCGGTGTTCCCGGTGGGGCCGGATTTACTGGGTCGCGCCTTCGACGCCTTTGGTACTCCGCTGGATGCTGGTGCGCCCATAAGCGCGGAACTCTACGTTTCGCCCCTGCCAGTGGGGGAAAGCTCCAGAGAAGACTTTTTTCGCCAGCAGGAAGAACAGCGCCCCTTTGTGCCCCACTGGCTTGAGGAGGCCCGCAAGCACTGGAATCCCGAGCTGGTGCCCATCTATGCCGATCCGCCAAGCCCCCTGCAACGCCCGCGCATTACGGATATTCTTGATGTGGGCGTGCGCTCGGTCAACAGCCTGCTTACCCTTGGCAAGGGGCAGCGCGTGGGCATCATGGCCGGTTCGGGCGTGGGCAAATCCACGCTCATGGGCATGATGGCCCGCTACACCCGCGCTGATGTCAACGTCATTGCCCTCATTGGTGAACGCGGGCGCGAAGTTGTTGAATTTATGGAGCGCGACCTCGGTCCCGAGGGCATGGCCCGCTCTGTTCTGGTTATCGCCACATCAGATCAGTCTCCCCTTGTGCGCATGCGCGCGGCTTACGCAGCCACGGCTGTTTCGGAATATTTCCGCGACAAGGGTATGGACGTGCTGCTGATGATGGACTCCGTAACCCGTTTTGCCATGGCTGCCCGCGAAGTGGGGCTGGCCGTGGGCGAGCCGCCCACCACCAAGGGCTATACGCCTTCAGTTTTTGCCCAGTTGCCCAAGCTGCTGGAGCGGGCGGGGCGTTCCGCCAAGGGAACCATCACGGGGATTTATACCGTACTTGTGGACGGCGACGACTTTAACGAACCCATCGCCGACTCCGTTCGTTCCATCCTTGACGGGCATATTGTGCTCACCCGCGATCTGGCCGACCAGGGGCATTTCCCCGCCATTGACGTGCTGCGTTCCATCAGCTGCCTGCGTTCCGACATCTGCGACCGGCAGGATGTTCTCGCGGGCCGCGTTGTCACCCGCTGCATGAGCACCTTCCGCCGCGTGGAAGACATGATTAACATCGGCGCCTACGCCAAGGGCTCCAATGCGGAGATTGACGCGGCAATTGCCAAGATGCCGGACATCAACGCCTTTTTGCGGCAGGATGTGGGCGAACCCCAGTTTGTGGAGCAGTGCATGGCCCAGATGCGCGCTCTGGCTGATATGGACGATGGCCAGCAGGGCGACCCGCAAGGCAATCCGCAGGGCGGCATGCCTGTGCCGCAACAGCCCAACGGCGTTGCACCGCTGTAG
- a CDS encoding 2-hydroxyacid dehydrogenase produces MIRPRIFVPRTVVPEALELLQTRCDVEMGPGGGLSHEKLVEAVRGCDGVLSPVVALPSDVIDAMAPTCKIISCFGVGFDHVDIAAATRNGIWVTHNPGFVTDDTADMAFALMLGVARKLRACDTFVRSGERPWPMTVNLGLRVSGKTLGLVGSGRIAQAVAARAAGFGMSLLYTARHRNENFEASTGARYVSKDDLLRLSDFVSLHMPLTPETEKYIGSRELELMQPHAILINTARGKVVDEAALASALKNGVIAGAGLDVFENEPLVLPALCDLPNVLMTPHKGAATMDGFRNMGRSSAEKIFAALDGKLPANCLNPEARQVSN; encoded by the coding sequence ATGATCAGACCAAGAATTTTTGTTCCGCGCACGGTGGTGCCGGAGGCGCTTGAATTACTGCAAACCCGCTGTGATGTGGAGATGGGCCCCGGCGGCGGTTTGTCGCACGAAAAACTGGTTGAAGCGGTACGCGGCTGCGACGGCGTTCTTTCGCCGGTGGTGGCCTTGCCCTCGGATGTCATTGATGCCATGGCCCCGACCTGCAAGATCATTTCCTGCTTTGGCGTCGGCTTTGATCATGTGGATATTGCCGCTGCCACCCGCAACGGCATATGGGTGACGCACAATCCCGGCTTTGTCACCGATGACACAGCTGATATGGCCTTTGCGCTCATGCTCGGCGTGGCGCGTAAACTGCGCGCTTGCGACACCTTTGTGCGTAGCGGAGAAAGGCCCTGGCCCATGACGGTCAACCTGGGCTTACGCGTTTCTGGCAAAACACTGGGCCTCGTGGGCAGCGGGCGTATTGCGCAAGCCGTGGCAGCCCGGGCTGCAGGCTTTGGCATGTCGCTGCTCTACACCGCGCGTCACCGTAACGAGAATTTTGAGGCCAGTACGGGCGCGCGCTACGTCAGCAAGGATGATCTGCTGCGGCTGTCCGACTTTGTCAGCCTGCACATGCCGCTGACGCCGGAAACGGAAAAATATATCGGCAGCAGGGAGCTTGAACTCATGCAGCCCCATGCCATTCTTATCAATACAGCGCGTGGCAAGGTTGTGGACGAGGCCGCTCTTGCCAGCGCCCTGAAAAACGGCGTGATAGCCGGGGCCGGGCTGGACGTGTTTGAAAACGAACCGCTGGTGCTTCCTGCTCTCTGCGATCTGCCCAACGTGCTGATGACGCCGCACAAGGGGGCGGCGACCATGGACGGATTCAGAAACATGGGGCGCAGCAGTGCGGAAAAGATTTTTGCAGCCCTGGACGGCAAGTTGCCCGCCAACTGCCTCAACCCCGAAGCACGGCAAGTATCAAACTGA
- a CDS encoding response regulator encodes MRALFVDDEVEFLELMEKRLTRRGMEVVTAPDGQSALDLLDQALQSGEMFQIVVMDVRMPGMDGLETLRHMKEKAPNLPVILLTGHACMGVAVQGLDLGAYDYMLKPVAISELIIKMEEAARSAM; translated from the coding sequence ATGCGCGCATTGTTTGTGGACGACGAAGTGGAATTTCTGGAACTGATGGAAAAACGCCTTACCCGGCGAGGTATGGAAGTTGTAACCGCCCCCGATGGCCAGTCGGCCCTTGATCTGCTGGATCAGGCCCTGCAATCGGGCGAGATGTTCCAGATTGTGGTCATGGATGTGCGCATGCCCGGCATGGATGGTCTGGAAACCCTGCGCCACATGAAGGAAAAAGCCCCCAATCTGCCCGTTATCCTGCTTACGGGGCATGCCTGCATGGGCGTAGCCGTGCAGGGGCTTGATCTTGGCGCGTATGACTACATGCTCAAGCCCGTGGCCATCAGCGAGCTGATTATCAAGATGGAGGAAGCGGCCCGGTCCGCTATGTGA
- a CDS encoding PEP/pyruvate-binding domain-containing protein — protein MTLLDCLRKWLGRDGSDEPDAEQLAREEAFKAHLRERCARFRRLLSSNKTALEAMSDVEEHLSGARPFGMDYVHAVSTRAVTAVFQMVRDLNALSDEGYEPLQQAFDRIREQMQNLLEDQPHQDGPNIMPLGDIRLHHITLVGGKMANLGEVAAHAGLDVPDGFAVTVSAYYRFMEYSGLHSELNRRIQATDMHSLDEVFSLSAALQQAVLSAPLPPELEQEITEAVAAMQRRAGPGLALALRSSAVGEDSLGVSFAGQYRSELNVPPEEACEVWKEIIASKYAVTAMSYRYQHGIPDDAAPMCVGVLAMVPAAAGGVAYSRDPVAAARGQEQVLLNAVPGLPQAVVDGAVTPDVFIFTRTNPPQPISKTLAGLAGVPASLTDAQAADLAQVALALEEYYAEPQDVEWALDSRNGRIVVLQSRPLHEADAATENRADVADGAAVGPGECKILAENLPEGLSMLACGGVAVSPGVGMGPVFVARKEADMLSFPKGGILVVERALPRWAPLLSRASGMVSETGGMAGHLASVAREYRLPAVFSLPNACSLLDNAGDATLDAVRCAVFAGLNPELAAQVTEPPNLMEGSPVHQRLEALATLMVPLHLLDPESPEFAPEHCQTLHDITRFCHEKSVQLMFEEGSDVNQRMGKQLKAGVKLQYWIVDMGGGFRRHVGGAVVDIADIASTPMLALWDGMVAVPWAGPPAASASGFMSVMLESTMNPDLESTAPNAMSNKNFFIISDNYMILQARYGYHFCTVESLAGANNHENFVSFQFKGGAADRQRRRLRARMVADLLEAHGFRADVKDDSLFAVAENFPAADILQKTRMLGYLLIHTRQVDMIMLEQERAAALREKLGGDMASLLDRPLPAGN, from the coding sequence ATGACGCTGCTCGACTGCCTGCGAAAATGGCTGGGGCGCGATGGCTCGGATGAGCCGGACGCGGAACAGCTTGCGCGTGAGGAGGCTTTTAAGGCCCATCTGAGGGAGCGTTGCGCGCGTTTCCGCCGCTTGCTGTCGTCCAACAAGACAGCCCTTGAGGCCATGAGCGATGTGGAGGAGCACCTCTCCGGAGCGCGGCCCTTTGGCATGGATTACGTGCATGCCGTGAGCACTCGCGCCGTAACGGCGGTTTTTCAGATGGTACGCGACCTCAACGCGCTTTCCGATGAAGGCTATGAGCCTTTGCAGCAGGCCTTTGACCGCATTCGTGAGCAGATGCAGAATCTGCTTGAAGATCAGCCGCATCAGGACGGCCCCAATATCATGCCGCTTGGCGATATTCGCCTGCATCACATCACCCTTGTGGGCGGCAAAATGGCCAATCTAGGTGAAGTGGCGGCCCACGCGGGGCTGGACGTGCCGGACGGTTTTGCCGTGACGGTCAGCGCCTACTACCGCTTTATGGAATACAGCGGCCTGCACAGCGAACTGAACCGCCGCATTCAGGCTACGGATATGCACAGTCTGGATGAAGTTTTCAGCCTTTCTGCGGCCTTGCAACAGGCCGTGCTCAGTGCGCCACTGCCGCCGGAGCTGGAGCAGGAAATTACCGAGGCCGTGGCCGCCATGCAGCGCCGGGCCGGGCCGGGCCTTGCCCTTGCCCTGCGCAGCAGCGCCGTGGGCGAAGATTCGCTTGGTGTCTCCTTTGCCGGGCAGTACCGCTCCGAGCTTAATGTGCCGCCGGAAGAAGCCTGCGAAGTCTGGAAAGAAATTATCGCCAGCAAGTATGCCGTGACAGCCATGAGCTATCGCTATCAGCACGGCATCCCAGACGATGCTGCGCCCATGTGCGTGGGTGTGCTTGCCATGGTGCCCGCTGCCGCTGGCGGCGTGGCCTACAGCAGGGATCCTGTTGCTGCCGCGCGCGGGCAGGAGCAGGTGCTGCTCAATGCCGTGCCGGGCCTGCCTCAGGCCGTGGTGGACGGCGCAGTTACCCCCGATGTTTTTATTTTTACCCGCACCAATCCGCCGCAGCCCATAAGCAAGACTCTTGCAGGGCTTGCTGGCGTGCCAGCCAGCCTCACGGATGCGCAGGCCGCAGACCTTGCCCAGGTTGCGCTGGCGCTGGAAGAATACTACGCCGAGCCGCAGGATGTGGAGTGGGCGCTGGATTCCCGCAACGGGCGTATTGTGGTGCTGCAAAGCCGCCCCCTGCACGAGGCGGATGCCGCCACGGAAAACCGGGCCGATGTTGCTGACGGTGCAGCGGTGGGGCCGGGCGAGTGTAAAATCCTGGCGGAAAATCTGCCCGAAGGCCTTTCCATGCTGGCTTGCGGGGGCGTTGCCGTAAGCCCCGGCGTGGGCATGGGGCCTGTGTTTGTTGCCCGCAAGGAAGCGGACATGCTTTCCTTCCCCAAGGGCGGCATTCTGGTAGTCGAACGGGCCTTGCCGCGCTGGGCACCTCTGCTTTCCCGCGCATCCGGCATGGTCAGCGAGACGGGCGGCATGGCGGGCCATCTGGCCTCTGTGGCGCGCGAATACCGCCTGCCAGCCGTGTTCAGTCTGCCCAACGCCTGTAGCCTGCTGGACAACGCCGGGGACGCCACGCTGGATGCCGTGCGCTGCGCCGTATTCGCGGGGCTGAATCCCGAGCTTGCCGCACAGGTGACGGAGCCGCCCAATCTCATGGAAGGCAGCCCGGTGCATCAGCGGCTTGAGGCCCTGGCGACCCTGATGGTTCCCCTGCATCTGCTGGATCCGGAATCGCCGGAATTTGCGCCGGAGCATTGCCAGACCCTGCACGACATCACCCGTTTTTGCCACGAAAAATCCGTGCAGCTCATGTTTGAGGAAGGCTCGGACGTCAACCAGCGCATGGGCAAGCAGCTCAAGGCCGGGGTCAAGCTTCAGTACTGGATTGTGGATATGGGCGGCGGTTTCAGGCGGCATGTGGGCGGCGCGGTGGTGGATATCGCCGATATTGCCAGCACGCCCATGCTGGCGCTGTGGGACGGCATGGTGGCCGTGCCCTGGGCCGGGCCGCCAGCGGCTAGCGCCTCGGGCTTCATGAGCGTGATGCTTGAAAGCACCATGAATCCGGATCTGGAAAGCACTGCGCCCAATGCCATGTCCAACAAAAACTTTTTTATCATTTCTGATAATTACATGATTCTGCAGGCCCGCTACGGCTATCACTTTTGTACGGTGGAAAGTCTGGCTGGCGCAAATAATCACGAAAATTTTGTGAGCTTCCAGTTCAAGGGCGGTGCCGCTGACCGTCAGCGCCGCCGCCTGCGCGCCCGCATGGTGGCCGACCTGCTGGAGGCGCATGGCTTCCGCGCTGATGTGAAGGACGATTCGCTCTTTGCCGTGGCGGAAAACTTCCCCGCTGCCGATATTCTGCAAAAAACCCGCATGCTCGGCTACCTGCTCATCCACACCCGGCAGGTGGACATGATCATGCTGGAGCAGGAGCGCGCCGCAGCCCTCAGGGAAAAGCTGGGTGGCGACATGGCCTCGCTGCTCGACAGGCCTTTACCGGCGGGCAATTAG
- a CDS encoding PEP/pyruvate-binding domain-containing protein: MSLSRLLGFLTRGARRGDEAVSSSSVSAAEEAQRFFALRHHSFRLFLTAWNAFQETMTDLEYTLCCDHPFGLYRVRALCTSMATQVFQCIKQLERLDPAPCPALYARFGELQKLVAEEVYEPEACLLGPLVVPLCQDDAGCLAALQSEGRVLVDPATARLEKLRPIFPGAVPQGFVVTAAGCQHYFQSGDLQSEINRCIQAAGGLAPNHLARLSKKLGALVEGTPLPEDLASAILEQVQRLRGLCNKPMQLLLRGRVWPPAAGEGEGCGVVLWGPPVSLQAHDDDILRAVRVTLSSKQRAQALVYRRARGLTEGGAGVCLTCMAVDEGCFGGIAQSSAPLTPHSENVHVYGCAGLPQEVEYSTMPVDAISVSRAAPHTVTDRRPYKAKRPVLDDATAIRAAELALAVEEAAGRPEVLTWACNPEGQVFMLMARPMSLPQEEEPALPEPARALDDALLLEGGFTVNPGRVSGPAWVARRWEDARRFPTGGILVVPDDNYIWGSLIDRAAGIVAERGFQGSRLASLAREFGKPAVFGLKWATEVVESGQRITLCADLCTVYENRQDSLLPKVPPGKDYMPGSPVYQILQTASRRILPLTLEVDSVDFKAANCATYHDIVRYCHEKAVSAMFSLGSEKKYAPQRIKQLRDKVVKQFWVVNLSDGFVRTPNGPVIDVEDIASLPMLALWQGMNAHPWQGPPPVDGKGFLSVLFEATANPNLDPAAQTAYFTEKNYFLISSDYCSLHSRFGFHFVSVEARLSERTSENYLNFQLRGGAADIERRILRVRFVADILWEFGFSPVVRNDAVSATLKDLDKEEGERLLAVAGYMTIHTRQLDMIMQDPGQVAARRQEMLAHCRALFRGESLAGVADSPSQEAR, translated from the coding sequence ATGTCCCTGAGCCGTCTGTTGGGCTTTTTAACGCGAGGCGCCCGCCGGGGCGACGAAGCAGTTTCCTCTTCTTCCGTCAGCGCGGCGGAGGAAGCCCAACGCTTTTTTGCCTTGCGGCACCACTCCTTCCGCCTGTTTCTCACGGCATGGAACGCCTTTCAGGAAACCATGACCGATCTGGAATACACCCTTTGCTGCGATCATCCCTTTGGCCTGTACCGTGTGCGGGCGCTCTGCACCTCCATGGCCACCCAGGTTTTTCAGTGCATCAAGCAGCTTGAGCGGCTTGACCCTGCGCCTTGCCCGGCCCTCTACGCCCGTTTTGGCGAACTGCAAAAGCTGGTGGCGGAAGAAGTGTACGAGCCGGAAGCCTGCCTGCTCGGGCCGCTGGTTGTACCCCTTTGCCAGGACGATGCCGGATGCCTGGCCGCTCTGCAAAGCGAGGGCAGGGTGCTGGTGGATCCCGCAACCGCCCGGCTTGAGAAACTGCGTCCTATTTTTCCCGGTGCCGTGCCGCAGGGATTTGTGGTCACGGCTGCTGGGTGCCAGCACTATTTTCAGAGCGGCGATCTGCAAAGCGAGATCAACCGCTGCATTCAGGCTGCTGGCGGCCTGGCCCCCAACCATCTGGCGCGGCTTTCCAAAAAGCTGGGCGCGCTGGTGGAGGGAACCCCCCTGCCGGAAGACCTTGCCTCGGCCATCCTTGAGCAGGTGCAGCGTTTGCGCGGCCTTTGCAACAAGCCCATGCAGCTCTTGCTGCGCGGGCGCGTATGGCCGCCTGCCGCGGGAGAGGGCGAAGGATGCGGCGTTGTGCTTTGGGGGCCGCCTGTTTCGTTGCAGGCGCATGACGATGATATTTTGCGCGCAGTGCGCGTAACCCTGTCCAGCAAGCAGCGCGCTCAGGCTCTGGTGTACCGCCGTGCGCGCGGGCTGACAGAAGGAGGGGCTGGCGTCTGCCTCACCTGCATGGCGGTGGATGAGGGCTGTTTTGGCGGCATTGCCCAGTCATCCGCGCCATTGACCCCGCACAGCGAAAATGTGCATGTCTACGGTTGTGCGGGTTTGCCGCAGGAGGTGGAATATTCCACCATGCCTGTTGACGCCATAAGTGTTTCGCGCGCGGCGCCGCACACGGTGACAGACCGCCGTCCTTATAAAGCCAAGCGCCCGGTGCTGGACGATGCCACCGCCATACGCGCCGCAGAGCTTGCCCTCGCGGTGGAAGAAGCCGCTGGAAGGCCAGAGGTGCTCACCTGGGCATGCAACCCCGAAGGCCAGGTTTTTATGCTCATGGCGCGGCCCATGTCTTTGCCGCAGGAGGAAGAGCCCGCCTTGCCGGAGCCAGCGAGGGCGCTGGACGATGCCCTGCTGCTGGAGGGGGGATTTACGGTCAATCCGGGCCGCGTATCCGGCCCCGCCTGGGTGGCACGCCGCTGGGAAGACGCACGCAGGTTTCCTACAGGCGGTATTCTTGTGGTGCCGGACGACAACTACATCTGGGGTTCGCTCATTGACCGCGCCGCCGGGATTGTGGCGGAGCGCGGTTTTCAGGGATCGCGTCTGGCTTCGCTGGCGCGGGAGTTCGGCAAGCCCGCCGTCTTTGGCCTCAAATGGGCCACGGAAGTGGTGGAAAGCGGCCAGCGCATCACCCTGTGCGCAGACCTGTGCACCGTGTACGAAAACCGGCAGGATTCCCTGTTGCCCAAGGTACCTCCGGGCAAGGACTACATGCCCGGCAGCCCCGTATACCAGATTTTGCAAACCGCCTCCCGCCGCATTCTGCCCCTGACGCTTGAGGTGGACAGCGTAGACTTCAAGGCCGCCAACTGCGCAACATATCACGACATTGTGCGCTATTGCCACGAAAAGGCCGTGAGCGCCATGTTCAGCCTTGGTTCGGAAAAAAAGTACGCGCCGCAGCGCATCAAGCAACTGCGGGACAAGGTGGTCAAGCAGTTCTGGGTGGTCAACCTCAGCGATGGCTTTGTGCGTACTCCCAACGGGCCTGTCATTGACGTGGAAGACATTGCCTCGCTGCCTATGCTGGCCTTGTGGCAGGGCATGAACGCCCACCCCTGGCAGGGGCCGCCGCCTGTGGACGGCAAGGGTTTTTTATCTGTGCTTTTTGAGGCCACAGCCAATCCCAATCTGGATCCAGCCGCGCAGACGGCGTATTTCACAGAAAAAAATTATTTTCTTATCTCCAGCGATTATTGCAGTCTGCATTCCCGCTTTGGCTTCCATTTTGTTTCGGTCGAGGCGCGCCTTTCGGAGCGCACCAGCGAGAACTATCTGAATTTTCAGTTGCGCGGCGGCGCTGCCGACATTGAGCGCCGTATTCTGCGGGTGCGCTTTGTTGCCGATATCCTTTGGGAATTCGGCTTTTCGCCTGTTGTGCGCAATGATGCCGTGAGCGCCACGCTCAAGGATCTGGACAAGGAAGAAGGCGAACGCCTGCTGGCTGTGGCAGGGTATATGACCATCCACACCCGCCAGCTCGACATGATCATGCAGGACCCAGGCCAGGTTGCGGCCCGCCGCCAGGAAATGCTGGCCCACTGCCGGGCGCTTTTCAGGGGAGAATCCCTGGCTGGCGTTGCTGATTCTCCATCCCAGGAGGCCCGTTAA
- a CDS encoding sensor histidine kinase: MSSTVPVPHRGYRAIYRRLLITLLLMALTPLAALGMFCLDRLSAIYDEKITAGIEAVISSKHRALDTFMVERIAQVKNLAFTHPYSDLSNPARLSEIFSVMQSNSRSFVDLGIIGMDGRHVSYVGPFDLRDANYSEAPWFSEVLRKGVYVSDVFMGYRHVPHFIIAVLRHEGGRTYIMRATIDMDAIDALLRRIYSGPHSDAFIVSNTGVLQTGSRFYGPIMGNFTLPQEDLTRNNVVTMRKVIPSGEEMLVALMRMDSMPWVLVVMDDVRDSLKPLRQLKALILFFTLLGGALTCMGAELCTRRLVASLEASDQKQAHIDARMLQSSKMAALGKMAAGVAHEVNNPLMLIQENAGWIRDLLDDEDPSTMKNYKEIFDSTEKIEQHVKRAKGITQRMLGFGRRMNPGRTEILISSLADQAVEMLKTEAANRNIAIVRQYDAHVPVILSDPAQLEQIFINVIDNAIDAMGKNGTLTVSTQPWRNGVRVSFTDTGPGMDQETLRQIFDPFFTTKKVGEGTGLGLAICYTILEKLGGRIDVQSELGHGTTFNIFLPAEPPQLAPEESAEA; encoded by the coding sequence ATGTCGTCCACCGTGCCTGTCCCACACAGAGGCTACAGGGCCATATACCGCCGCTTGCTGATAACGCTGCTGCTCATGGCGCTCACGCCGCTGGCGGCTCTGGGGATGTTTTGTCTGGACAGGCTCAGCGCCATCTATGACGAAAAAATCACCGCGGGCATCGAGGCTGTCATCAGCAGCAAGCACCGCGCCCTTGATACCTTCATGGTGGAGCGCATAGCGCAGGTCAAAAACCTGGCCTTCACCCACCCGTATTCTGATCTCAGCAATCCCGCGCGGCTGAGCGAAATTTTCAGCGTGATGCAGAGCAACAGCCGTTCGTTTGTTGATCTGGGCATTATCGGTATGGATGGCCGCCATGTTTCCTATGTGGGGCCGTTTGACCTGCGGGACGCCAATTATTCCGAGGCCCCCTGGTTCTCGGAAGTGCTGCGCAAGGGCGTGTACGTCAGCGATGTATTCATGGGCTACCGCCATGTGCCGCACTTTATCATTGCTGTGCTGCGGCACGAGGGCGGGCGCACCTATATCATGCGCGCCACCATCGACATGGACGCCATTGACGCCCTGCTGCGGCGCATATACTCAGGGCCGCACAGTGATGCCTTTATCGTCAGCAATACTGGCGTGTTGCAAACAGGCTCGCGATTCTATGGCCCGATCATGGGTAACTTTACCCTGCCGCAGGAGGATCTGACCCGCAACAACGTGGTGACAATGCGCAAGGTCATTCCCAGCGGGGAAGAAATGCTGGTGGCCTTGATGCGGATGGATTCCATGCCCTGGGTGCTGGTGGTCATGGACGATGTGCGCGACAGCCTCAAGCCTCTGCGGCAGCTCAAGGCGCTGATACTCTTTTTTACCCTGCTTGGCGGCGCGCTGACCTGCATGGGCGCGGAGCTGTGCACCCGGCGGCTTGTGGCTTCTCTTGAAGCCTCGGATCAAAAGCAGGCCCACATTGACGCGCGCATGCTGCAGTCAAGCAAAATGGCCGCTCTGGGCAAGATGGCGGCTGGCGTGGCGCACGAGGTCAACAATCCCCTGATGCTCATTCAGGAAAACGCGGGCTGGATACGCGACCTGCTGGACGATGAAGACCCGTCAACCATGAAAAATTACAAAGAAATTTTCGATAGCACGGAGAAAATCGAACAGCACGTCAAGCGCGCCAAGGGCATAACCCAGCGCATGCTGGGCTTTGGGCGGCGCATGAATCCGGGCCGCACGGAAATTCTTATCAGTTCCCTGGCCGATCAGGCCGTGGAAATGCTCAAAACCGAGGCCGCCAACCGCAATATAGCCATTGTGCGGCAGTACGATGCACATGTTCCCGTAATTTTGTCCGACCCGGCCCAGCTTGAACAGATATTCATCAATGTGATAGACAATGCTATTGATGCCATGGGCAAGAACGGCACCCTGACCGTCAGCACGCAGCCCTGGCGCAATGGAGTGCGTGTTTCCTTTACTGACACTGGGCCGGGCATGGATCAGGAAACCCTGCGGCAGATTTTCGACCCCTTCTTTACCACCAAGAAGGTGGGCGAGGGCACGGGGCTTGGCCTTGCCATCTGCTACACCATTCTTGAAAAACTCGGTGGGCGCATAGACGTGCAGAGCGAACTTGGGCATGGCACCACATTCAATATTTTTCTGCCTGCGGAACCGCCGCAGCTCGCGCCTGAAGAAAGCGCAGAAGCATAA